Proteins from a genomic interval of Nocardioides jishulii:
- a CDS encoding LLM class flavin-dependent oxidoreductase encodes MKKLGFLNFGHWSDSPHSQVRSAADTLLQSIDLAVATEELGGDGAYFRVHHFARQLASPFPLLAAIGAKTERIEIGTGVIDMRYENPMYMAEDAGAADLISGGRLQLGISRGSPEQVVDGWRYFGYAPAEGEDHAAMARRHTEVFLEVLKGEGFAQPNPRPMFPNPPGLLRVEPHSPGLRERIWWGAASEATVRWTARMGMNLMSSTLVADETGEPFHVQQRRQIEAFREEWAAAGHDWEPRVSVSRSIMPITTDLDRAYFGGDANSRDQVGQIEPQLRAVFGRSYAAEPDVLVEQLAQDEALQLADTVLLTVPNQLGVDYNAHLLESLITQVAPGLGWR; translated from the coding sequence ATGAAGAAGCTGGGATTCCTCAACTTCGGACACTGGTCCGACTCGCCGCACTCGCAGGTGCGCTCTGCCGCCGACACCCTGCTCCAGTCGATCGACCTCGCGGTCGCGACCGAGGAGCTGGGAGGTGACGGTGCCTACTTCCGGGTGCACCACTTCGCCCGGCAGCTCGCCTCGCCCTTCCCGCTGCTCGCGGCGATCGGGGCGAAGACCGAGCGCATCGAGATCGGCACGGGCGTCATCGACATGCGCTACGAGAACCCCATGTACATGGCGGAGGACGCCGGAGCCGCCGACCTGATCTCGGGTGGCCGGCTCCAGCTCGGCATCAGCCGGGGATCACCGGAGCAGGTCGTCGACGGCTGGCGCTACTTCGGCTACGCCCCCGCCGAGGGGGAGGACCACGCCGCGATGGCGCGTCGCCACACGGAGGTCTTCCTCGAGGTGCTCAAGGGGGAGGGGTTCGCCCAGCCCAACCCGCGGCCGATGTTCCCCAACCCGCCCGGCCTGCTCCGGGTCGAGCCGCACTCGCCCGGCCTGCGCGAGCGCATCTGGTGGGGTGCCGCCTCGGAGGCGACGGTCCGCTGGACCGCGCGCATGGGGATGAACCTGATGAGCTCCACGCTGGTGGCCGACGAGACCGGCGAGCCCTTCCACGTGCAGCAGCGCCGCCAGATCGAGGCCTTCCGTGAGGAGTGGGCCGCCGCGGGCCACGACTGGGAGCCGCGGGTCTCGGTGAGCCGCTCGATCATGCCGATCACCACCGACCTCGATCGGGCCTACTTCGGCGGTGACGCCAACAGCCGTGACCAGGTCGGGCAGATCGAGCCGCAGCTGCGGGCGGTCTTCGGGCGCTCGTACGCCGCGGAGCCCGACGTGCTCGTCGAGCAGCTCGCCCAGGACGAGGCGCTCCAGCTCGCCGACACCGTGCTGCTGACCGTGCCCAACCAGCTCGGCGTCGACTACAACGCCCACCTCCT